The following coding sequences are from one Mycobacterium bourgelatii window:
- a CDS encoding helix-turn-helix transcriptional regulator has protein sequence MRTSNTADNGAAFPTLLTAEQVADLFGVSAATVSRWGALRDQGVEVGPPCYPLSDRVRRWDAAEVRAWLSQVRR, from the coding sequence TTGAGAACTTCCAATACCGCGGACAACGGGGCAGCATTTCCAACGCTTCTGACAGCGGAACAGGTGGCTGACCTGTTCGGCGTGTCCGCCGCGACCGTGAGCCGATGGGGCGCATTGCGCGATCAGGGAGTAGAAGTGGGGCCACCCTGCTACCCGCTGTCCGACCGTGTAAGACGTTGGGATGCAGCGGAAGTCCGCGCGTGGCTCAGCCAGGTGCGTCGCTGA
- a CDS encoding plasmid replication, integration and excision activator: MAVPKWLSVSHAQVFPHRAFVVSDVTAVIDYERSTKDNKVQAADRESGYPLWQVEVLDGDPAASKRTRTLTVKFATPTPPECPPNANGMPFAPVILDELCILPYVDRSSEGGRIAWSFRASGMTADTGKATSSASGRASA; encoded by the coding sequence ATGGCAGTGCCCAAGTGGCTCAGTGTTTCTCACGCACAGGTGTTTCCGCACCGGGCGTTCGTCGTGTCCGACGTGACGGCGGTGATCGACTATGAGCGGTCGACAAAGGACAACAAAGTCCAGGCGGCCGACCGTGAGTCAGGATATCCGTTATGGCAGGTCGAAGTCCTCGACGGCGATCCGGCAGCGAGCAAACGGACTCGTACCCTCACCGTCAAGTTTGCAACGCCGACACCGCCTGAATGCCCGCCAAATGCCAACGGTATGCCTTTTGCCCCAGTAATTCTCGATGAATTGTGCATATTGCCCTATGTTGACCGTTCGAGTGAAGGCGGTCGCATTGCGTGGTCATTTCGAGCGTCGGGCATGACTGCTGACACAGGCAAGGCAACTTCGTCGGCGTCGGGCCGCGCATCGGCATGA
- a CDS encoding TIGR04255 family protein gives MLPEINQNGVQPNAPVALVTMEIRHPATDSLTESASREIKHLLINDLPIERQAQDVSWGMTAPGAPPQPVADRFVRYGNRDNTVAASLKNQAVVVETSAYTSFEAFTDIVLRVIDARAQVSSIVGVERIGLRYVLEIRVPAGVDGRIDWSNWIDEQLLGPQRITPGGLFLTEWQGAAVYREPQPGKSLIVRYGPGVGQALDANYHLRRVTPPQTGPFFLMDIDSFWTPPTGSIPEYNRDALVSTFQDLYGPARVVFQDLITGRLKDELLKQS, from the coding sequence ATGCTTCCGGAGATAAATCAAAATGGGGTCCAACCCAACGCACCCGTCGCTCTGGTGACCATGGAGATTCGTCACCCGGCTACCGATTCACTCACGGAGTCGGCGAGCCGGGAGATCAAGCATCTCCTCATCAACGACTTACCCATCGAACGGCAGGCGCAGGACGTCAGCTGGGGAATGACCGCCCCCGGCGCTCCCCCGCAGCCAGTTGCGGACCGTTTCGTGCGTTACGGCAACCGCGACAACACCGTGGCGGCGTCTCTGAAGAACCAGGCGGTCGTCGTCGAGACCAGCGCATACACCAGCTTCGAGGCCTTCACCGACATCGTGTTGCGGGTCATCGACGCCCGGGCGCAGGTGTCCTCGATCGTCGGGGTCGAGCGCATCGGTCTGCGCTACGTCCTGGAGATCCGGGTCCCGGCCGGCGTCGACGGACGGATCGACTGGAGCAACTGGATCGACGAGCAGCTGCTGGGGCCGCAGCGCATCACCCCTGGCGGCCTGTTCCTCACCGAATGGCAGGGCGCCGCGGTGTACCGCGAGCCGCAACCGGGCAAGTCGCTGATCGTGCGGTATGGGCCGGGTGTCGGCCAGGCACTGGACGCGAACTACCACCTGCGCCGCGTGACGCCGCCGCAGACCGGACCGTTCTTCCTGATGGACATCGACAGCTTCTGGACTCCGCCGACCGGCTCGATTCCCGAATACAACCGGGATGCGCTCGTGTCGACGTTCCAAGACCTGTACGGACCGGCTCGCGTCGTGTTCCAGGACTTGATCACCGGCCGCCTGAAGGACGAGCTGCTCAAGCAGTCGTGA
- a CDS encoding cell division protein FtsK, whose product MSQFDDPYPAIPDDPYSVPDADVGIDLDYLAHLLKLCTAWLFGTIVALGIGLFIWRLRSPVTYDRYFGVHARQARWMVWSLTAWPRIARDCGLSTSRSVTRKDMQGKPTTKTVWTHPAVLGLRMSDDCLRMSVRTRSGQTVDDLERAVPAIRDAVGAHSGRSTVVAPGIVRMEFVMKEQLSAIETARRPTRTDGTTVEIGRRENGSTWRLPITGLHTLTVGCSGAGKGSIFWGIAGGLGPAVKSGSALLCAIDLKYGIEVSVGSSLFARVATTESQAAKLLAKLEEILDMRGRAMAGHTRSHTPTRTDPLVVLLIDELAGLTAYITDAALKKQVAASLSRILTKGRAVGVVVAAFMQDPRKEILPMRGLFTQTIALRLRSREEVTMVLGDGMADRAPAHRISPNEPGTGYVLTEDGSTMRVRADYWPDSLIRSVATEYSNKRPSSTTPAKN is encoded by the coding sequence ATGAGCCAGTTTGACGACCCCTATCCTGCAATACCCGATGACCCGTATTCGGTACCAGATGCCGATGTGGGTATTGACCTCGACTACCTTGCACACCTGTTAAAGCTCTGCACCGCATGGCTCTTCGGGACGATCGTCGCATTAGGTATCGGGCTCTTCATCTGGCGATTGCGATCCCCTGTCACATACGACCGCTACTTTGGCGTGCATGCACGACAGGCACGCTGGATGGTTTGGAGCTTGACCGCCTGGCCGCGAATCGCCAGGGACTGCGGTTTGTCAACTTCAAGGAGCGTCACTCGAAAAGACATGCAGGGCAAGCCAACCACGAAGACCGTCTGGACTCACCCCGCAGTCCTCGGACTACGGATGTCCGATGACTGTCTACGCATGAGCGTCCGCACGCGGTCGGGCCAGACCGTCGACGACCTCGAAAGGGCGGTCCCCGCAATCCGCGATGCCGTCGGGGCACATTCCGGTCGCTCGACGGTCGTAGCACCTGGCATAGTGCGCATGGAGTTCGTTATGAAAGAACAACTCTCGGCGATTGAGACAGCCAGAAGGCCAACCAGAACCGATGGGACTACCGTCGAGATCGGCCGACGCGAGAACGGGTCAACATGGCGTCTTCCCATAACCGGACTGCACACCCTGACGGTGGGATGCTCGGGCGCGGGCAAGGGCTCCATCTTCTGGGGCATCGCCGGTGGACTGGGCCCTGCCGTCAAATCCGGCAGTGCCCTCCTGTGCGCAATAGATCTCAAGTACGGGATCGAGGTGTCTGTCGGGTCTTCCCTCTTCGCCAGAGTCGCCACCACAGAATCTCAAGCCGCCAAACTCCTGGCCAAATTGGAAGAGATACTCGACATGCGTGGGCGAGCGATGGCCGGCCACACACGCTCTCACACACCAACCCGCACTGATCCACTCGTCGTCCTGCTCATCGATGAACTGGCCGGTTTGACCGCGTACATCACCGACGCCGCGCTCAAGAAGCAAGTCGCGGCATCACTTTCCCGCATCCTGACGAAGGGACGCGCAGTCGGTGTCGTAGTTGCCGCATTCATGCAGGACCCACGTAAAGAGATCCTGCCCATGCGCGGCTTATTCACCCAAACCATCGCCTTGCGGCTGAGGTCACGTGAAGAGGTCACGATGGTCCTCGGCGATGGCATGGCTGATCGCGCGCCAGCTCATCGCATAAGCCCCAATGAGCCGGGCACCGGATACGTCCTCACCGAAGACGGTTCAACAATGCGAGTTCGCGCCGACTATTGGCCAGATTCCCTGATCCGTTCCGTAGCAACCGAATACAGCAACAAACGCCCAAGCAGCACCACTCCGGCTAAGAACTAA
- a CDS encoding SAM-dependent methyltransferase, with protein sequence MARTESDRWDLATSVGATATMVAAQRALAADPEYAYIDDPYAAPLVRAVGLDVYVRLVNGQIPVDEDSEFDPERMAKGMACRTRFYDQFFIDATRGGIRQAVILASGLDARAYRLPWPVGTVVYEVDMPEVIEFKTLTLSDLGAEPTAERRTVAIDLRDDWATALKEAGFDTQRPSAWSAEGLLVYLPDDAQDALFDNITALSAPGSRLAFEFVPDTRIFADERWRSHHDRMRELGFEVDFNELVYHGERSHILDYLARANWETSSHTVAELHEANGFVYPDDELAAAFADVTYTSAVLKG encoded by the coding sequence ATGGCACGGACCGAGAGTGACCGCTGGGATCTTGCGACGAGTGTCGGCGCGACGGCGACCATGGTCGCCGCGCAGCGCGCGCTGGCAGCTGACCCGGAGTACGCGTACATCGACGACCCATATGCTGCGCCACTGGTGCGCGCGGTGGGACTGGACGTCTATGTCCGCCTGGTCAACGGGCAGATTCCGGTCGATGAGGACTCTGAATTCGATCCGGAGCGGATGGCCAAGGGGATGGCCTGCCGCACGCGGTTCTACGACCAGTTCTTCATCGACGCAACGCGCGGCGGCATCCGTCAAGCGGTCATTCTGGCGTCGGGTCTCGACGCGCGGGCATACCGGCTGCCGTGGCCCGTGGGCACCGTCGTCTACGAGGTCGACATGCCCGAGGTGATCGAGTTCAAGACCCTGACGCTGAGCGACCTCGGCGCGGAGCCCACGGCCGAGCGCCGCACGGTCGCTATCGACTTGCGCGACGACTGGGCCACGGCGCTGAAAGAGGCCGGCTTCGACACGCAGCGGCCCTCGGCGTGGAGCGCCGAGGGGCTGCTCGTCTACCTGCCCGACGACGCCCAGGACGCGCTGTTCGACAACATCACCGCGCTGAGCGCCCCCGGCAGTCGGCTGGCCTTCGAGTTTGTCCCCGACACCAGAATTTTCGCCGACGAGCGCTGGCGCTCACACCATGACCGGATGCGCGAGCTCGGGTTCGAGGTCGACTTCAACGAACTCGTCTACCACGGCGAACGCAGTCACATCCTCGACTACCTGGCGCGCGCGAATTGGGAGACGTCGTCGCACACCGTCGCCGAACTGCACGAAGCCAACGGCTTCGTGTACCCCGACGACGAGCTTGCGGCAGCGTTTGCCGATGTGACGTACACCAGCGCTGTGCTGAAGGGCTGA
- a CDS encoding TetR/AcrR family transcriptional regulator gives MRSVTSSPLQTRRRAHLLSQIEGNAYKLFAEHGFSAVTTEDIAVATGISISTYFRHVPAKEDLLIAPVRQTIVEIVESYEAGPDGESAAETLIRQTVASARQRTQHSGLTQWRQGILTAPHLLTKAVLISEDVERRFTEMVAARMGVDARSDMRPSLLIATSLATSKFVLMNWLNTDHWTAISPLHLRLEQALRITLAGFD, from the coding sequence ATGCGATCGGTTACTAGTAGCCCATTGCAGACCAGGCGCCGCGCGCACCTTCTCTCACAGATCGAGGGCAACGCATATAAATTGTTCGCCGAACACGGCTTTTCTGCTGTGACGACCGAGGACATCGCCGTCGCGACAGGCATCTCGATTAGCACGTACTTTCGCCACGTGCCCGCCAAAGAAGATTTGCTCATCGCCCCGGTCCGGCAAACTATCGTTGAAATCGTTGAGTCGTATGAGGCAGGGCCAGACGGTGAATCGGCAGCAGAAACCTTGATCCGCCAGACTGTTGCAAGCGCTCGGCAGCGAACACAACATAGCGGCCTGACGCAATGGCGACAGGGCATCTTGACGGCTCCCCACCTATTAACGAAAGCGGTGCTGATTAGCGAAGACGTCGAACGGCGATTCACCGAAATGGTCGCCGCTCGTATGGGTGTTGACGCTCGTAGCGATATGCGCCCCAGTTTGCTGATCGCGACGAGTCTGGCGACTTCCAAGTTCGTCCTGATGAACTGGCTGAACACCGACCACTGGACGGCTATATCCCCACTGCACCTTCGGTTGGAACAAGCCTTGAGGATCACGCTGGCCGGCTTCGACTGA